Part of the Hevea brasiliensis isolate MT/VB/25A 57/8 chromosome 16, ASM3005281v1, whole genome shotgun sequence genome is shown below.
GGGGGATCCAATCCATGCTGGAAACTCTGACTTCCTAAGGAGATGTCGTTTAGCAGCCAGCTGTTAAAAAGGCTGGCGTGATCAGACTCTGGGCCTGAAATAATCAGACCCAAAATGTGAATTCAAATATTACGCCCAATTGGTTCGCACTTCTATACGACTCTGCCCACTGTTCACTCTCCTACTCTGCATCCTATTTATTACGCGCCTTCACAACCATATTGCTACAAATCAGCCTCACTGTCTTTCTTTGCTTCTTCTTTCAGATCCGAAATATGGCAATTGAGACCAGCGAAGAACGAAACCGATCCTCCGATGTCGCACAAGATGAAGAACGAGTTTATCTTGACGATgctgaagagaagaagaagaagaagaagaatattaATGGATTAGAACAAGAATCAGAATTAGAATCCGTAGAGAAGATCTTCGAGGCTAAAGAAGTACCTCCATGGCAGAATCAACTGACCTTGAGAGCCTTCGTTGTGAGCTTTATTTTGGGGATTTTGTTCAGCTTTATAGTGATGAAACTCAATCTCACCACTGGCGTTATTCCATCCCTCAATGTCTCTGCTGGTCTCTTGGGCTTCTTCCTCGTCAAGACTTGGACAAAGCTTCTCCACAGGGCTGGACTCTTAAAGCAACCATTTACCCGTCAGGAGAACACCGTCATCCAGACCTGCGTTGTCGCCACCTCCGGCATTGCTTTTAGCGGTGCGTACTTTAAACTTTTCGtaatctcttcttttttttttttttaagaaaataaaaaacaacGGTTTTTTTATGAAACTGTACAATAGAAGCATTGCCAAGTCTGTTAGGGAACTTCCCGAAGAGGATTCCCCCAAATCACATGCAAAAATCCTTGTCAAGTCTACACCAGCAATTAACTTGCAATTATCAATATATCATCCTTCCTTGTCTTCCCTACGCTCAAATCCATCGTTCATATCTAAAGCCACGCCGCTTTTACCTTGCACCGGCCTAATGACGTCATCTCGATTAATTGGATAGGATTGTTTTGTGTTTTTGTTACTTATCATGTATGATTCATTTCTTATATTTCAAGAAAACTACTACATTTTTTTTTGAAAGGTACTACAATTTGTTTTTGTCATTTCAAAATCAATTTTACATTCAtacattattatttatattttaaattagagaacactaattatattttattttttaaattattatattataaaatattttaatctttcaaaattatatatatatatatatatatatatatatatatatatatatatatgtattaattatttaattattagaagTTTGTGTAGTCTTATATAGGTCTATATCTAAGCTGTAAATTTGGGCAATAAAAATGAGAATTGATATgtgttttttcttttaattttgacATTAATTATCATATAAACAATCGATTATAGaattttccataaaaaaaaaaaaagaaaaacccaAAGAATTAGGGGCAAAATAGCGTATGAATCAATCAAGGAAAAATGCAAAGGAAACTTATTCAATATTTTTTGTGCATATATATCTCTCATATTTATgtaagttttattatttttatttaaggtattgttttttatttaattataataaatgtcatgaaaattttcatttaaactaattactaaaattttagatttacaaGTAAATTCcataaaattaacaaaatttataaataaattttaaatttaaaatcatatatatttcgattgacaaaattatcattttattatatattattttattttatgtattctAAACACaagattcatttttttttaaatgaattccatatttaatataaaatatactaaacaaagaaatttatttataaataaattctatCATGGAATTCATTTGCAAATAAAAAGAATTTTATCATATAATTAAATCAACCAAAGTCTTAAGAAAAATTCACTTATTTATGAGTATATAATGtattattttaaagtttatataatGTATTATTTTTAAGTGTATCAGATCGATTTTGTAATTTTCTGTAAAGGAAATGAGTTACACTTTACTCATTGTggtaaaaaaaattgagaaaataaataattaaaaaatattctaGAAAATATTTTAGTTTATATGTTTTAAACTTTAAGCTTTAGTTTTTATTATAACATTATAAATATCTTATTAGATTCTGAATATCagatatgaaaaataaaatatgacaTTTAAAAGCATTAACATATACGTGGGAATAACAATATTGacatgtaatttttattttttgttattgtaCATAAAAGGGCTCTAGCTCTACTGCTATTTGTATCTTACTTGAAGCATGGTGCAGGTGGTTTTGGTAGTTACCTCTTCGCAATGAGTGAAGCTGTGGCTAAACAGTCAACAGAATCCAATGCTGCACGGAACATTAAGAACCCATCACTGGGATGGATGATTGGCTTTCTTTTTGTTGTTAGCTTTCTTGGCCTCTTCTCTGTGGTGCCTCTTCGGAAGGTACACTCCAGAcacttaatatttaattttactaTTTTTTCAGTGCATGCTTGCACGACCATAGTAAAGTTCagttttattctttattttttgtAACATGTTAAAATTCTCTTGAAAAAAAAATGACAGGGAAGAATGTGTTTCTATTTAATTTCTAGAACCCATCTCTTCCATCTCATTTTCATCAACATAACTCTATTTATAGAACATATCTtgacaattttaaatttatgcaAAGATCATTTTTGTGTAAAAATTTTTCAACTTGTCATGCTCATAATATATCTTCTTGGGTAtagtgaaaattttaaaaaatatatttatttcaatttaaaattttcaccTTTTATACTGTAAAATAATCACTCGATTCCGTGTGTATATATGAGAGATAAGGGCAAAAAAACAAATGAAGGAACATATATTATTACCTGTGTATTTTTTCATTACCCATTTTTTAATGATAACATTAAATTGTATGCTTTAGATAATGATTATCGATTTCAAATTGATCTATCCAAGCGGCACTGCTACTGCCCATCTTATCAATAGCTTCCACACCCCTCAAGGTGCCAAGTTAGCAAAGTAAGGATTGAACCCATTTCCTTCGTAAAGGTTTCTTACAATATTTGGTTAAAACTAAGACAATTTGGTCTCCTTGTCTGCTCCTTTATTGCAGGAAGCAAGTGAGAGAATTGGGCAAGTTTTTCTCTTTTAGCTTCTTGTGGGGTTTCTTTCAATGGTTTTTCACTGCTGGAGATGACTGTGGATTTATAAACTTCCCCACGTTTGGTCTCAAGGCCTATCAGAACAAGTACTTATATAACTtattctttccttcattaaaaaacTGGAAGTGTTTCTTTCTTTTCTGTCTATGCTTACCCAAAATTATTCCCATAGGTTTTTGAAAAAATAGCAAGCCTTTAATGCGTTTTGACAATTTTCATTTCTTGGAACCAGGTTTTATTTCGATTTCTCTGCTACATATGTTGGTGTTGGGATGATCTGTCCATATCTAATCAATGTTTCTCTGCTAGTTGGGGCAATCCTTTCATGGGGTATCATGTGGCCTCTCATAAACAATAGAAAAGGTGATTGGTACTCGGAAGAGCATAGCTCCGGCCTCCATGGCCTACAAGGTTACAAGGTGAGAGCAGTCCTTTTTTCATATTCAAGAACGCAGAAAGATCATATTGCTAATACACACATGGAAAGTTTCATAATCTGTGTTTGCTTTATCCTTGATCATTCAGGTCTTCATAGCCATAGCTTTGATCCTTGGTGATGGTGCCTACAACTTCTTCAAAGTCCTTGGCCGTACTCTATTTGGTCTGTACCAGCAATTCAATACTAAAGACATTAGCACTGTTCTCCCTGTTGCCAACAGATCTTCTCCTGTGATTTCTCCAACTCTTTCTTACGATGACCAAAAGCGATCAGAACTATTTCTCGGAGACCAAATCCCATCATGGTTTGCTGTTGGTGGCTATGTCATTATTGCAATCATCTCTGCAATCACAGTTCCTCACATTTTCCATCAGCTCAAGTGGTACTATATTGTAGTGATTTACATCATAGCACCAATACTAGCCTTCTGTAATGCTTATGGATGTGGACTAACAGATTGGTCCCTGGCATCCACCTATGGAAAGCTAGCCATCTTCACAATTGGGGCATGGGCGGGAGCCGCTAATGGTGGGGTTCTTGCGGGTTTAGCAGCATGTGGGGTGATGATGAACATAGTATCCACAGCATCTGACCTTATGCAGGACTTCAAGACAGGTTACATGACATTAGCTTCACCAAGGTCAATGTTTGTGAGCCAAGTCATTGGAACTGCAATGGGCTGTATCATTTCTCCGTGTGTTTTCTGGCTCTTCTACAAGGCTTTCCATGACCTTGGCCTTCCTAGTTCAGAGTATCCAGCTCCTTTTGCTCTTGTTTATCGAAACATGTCGATTCTAGGGGTGGAAGGGTTCTCAGCCTTACCAAAGCACTGTCTTACGCTCTGCTACATATTCTTCGCTGCAGCAATAGTTATCAATGCCATTAGGGATACAGTGGGAAAGAAGAGAGCTCGGTTTATCCCTATTCCAATGGCAATGGCAATACCCTTCTACATCGGAGGCTACTTCGCTATTGACATGTGTATTGGGAGCTTGATATTATTCATCTGGCGGAAGATTAATAAGGCCAAGGCCGATGCATTTGGACCTGCTGTAGCTTCTGGGTTGATATGTGGAGATGGAATATGGACTTTGCCTAGCTCCATACTGTCATTGGCAGGTGTGAAGCCACCAATCTGCATGAAATTTCTTTCCAGAAACCAAAATGCGAAGGTGGACGGTTTCTTAAATTCTTAGATGAAGGCTACAACTTAAATTTTCTCTTCCAATTTATGTTTAGTGCTTTTTCCCCTCAGTGACAAtgccttcattttttttttttctatgcaAGTGTATATTTTTCATAGCTTTGTTTTTACAAGATAATATTATATCTGGTATTGCATTTTAGTTGTGTATCAGTCGagaccttttatatatatatatatatatatatatatatatatatatatatatatatatatatataatattattttttaatactctcaatatatattataaattttttaaatttaaaatacggAATATAATTAACTCTAATTTTATCCATTTGATAagctatttatttaaatatataattttaataattgattACAAAAtactatattttatatttttaacttcTCAAAGAAAAGTTTGGAAATCACATGTTAATAGTAAGTTAACGGTAAAAAATTAAAAGGGACTATTtgacttaatttataaaaattaatttaaaagctAATTAATCAGAGTTTATAAGTATCTAAGATTTTAAGTAATTATGTGTCTTGTTAAGATATTTATATATAAGATGTGTTtggtaaaaaataacttataagtatatttattattaaaataattaaaaacatattaaataagatttataataaaattttaaaaaataaataaaaataatacaataaaatacttaattaaatttacttATAAGCCTGCTAAAATAAAAAGTGGACcctcaatttattattttttttaacttacatGTTTAACTTGTAaaccaaaaattattataaatatttttaggatttaTAAGTTATCTTCTGAATTAAGCTCCTGAAAATGGGAAAGGAAAAGCAGAGCCATCCGAGTCCAACAATCTCCTCCCATCCTCAATCAAAATATCCGCAGAACCACACCTTGGCCTGTCACAATTCGAGCAGAACTTGCAGGACAACACACCACCACATAGAGACTTTCATTGTTGTCGACCCTGAAGTGACTCCATTCTCCTCCTGTCACTACAAATCTCCTTGACGTCTCTGGATCCTCCTCACCTACTCTACATGCTGTGTGTGTCACGGGACGGGAGTTCTAACCCCGTGCGGCACCTAAGTTCTCCTTTGCCAGGGCCCCTAGGTCAGCCTATCTCCCTATCTAGCAAGCTTGTACAAGCCTAAATATTAAGCATTTTCGAGATTTCTCGCAGATTCACATTGGTTAATTCCATAGGGCAAGAGACGGCCTTGTCAACTGCTAAGAATAGGAGTGGGGAACTTTCGAACCATTACATGTGAAATGAGCACCGTTTGAGACAGCTGAAAATGCAACGCTTATCCTTCCTGATGTCTAATGATACTTTCTCCATCAACAAATGTTGTGAAGATGATCATAGGAAGACCTTGCGATACCACGGTTGCGAGAGGTTCCTGACCAACGTACAATGGGTAGGAGTCAGTGCGATTCACCAGAATTGAATCCCAGCTGTATCTGTTGCAGCTGGAAGCACCTAAAATTTTACGCCGCTTCCAAGAGGCTATCCGTAAGTGTCCAGTACTGAATCAGAACGGTCCAATTCGAAATTAAAATTGATCAAAATCTATcttaaattaaattcaaatcgGTCAGTTTGGTCTGATTTCTAACAAAAATCACTtttttctttcaaaaaaaaaaaaaagaaattaacagTTGGATTTAATTAAAACCGAACTAAGCTGGGACTGAGTTGGACCTTTCGATCCAATCCCAATCAACCTTAATTCTTGAATAAAAAAACTGGCAATTTTGGTCCACCCCAAACCACTGGCCATCTCTAGGAGATGGGAGATGGACGGCAAAGTCCAATTTTCTTACCCAAAATGTGATGGAGTCTCCAAATGGAAATAGATAACCCTCTTTCACAATAGTCGTATTTGTACAGCAGCTGGGAATTAAGGGTAAGGAATTAACATTAGAGATTTTCAATAACAAGTATAGTTTAATTGACACAAACACAATTATTGCAACGTTGGATCACCATATATAGTCTTCCAACCCTAAAATTAACTttcgacatatatatatatatatatgtgtgtgtgtgtgtgtgtgtggagaGCTTATCTTTGAAAATCTTTCCATATGGAGAGCTCATCTTTGAAAATCTTTCCATATGGTATTTATATGCTCCAGCTGTGATTTTATCCTACAAAATCTCCAAGCTTCAAAGGCTACAAAGTTCAGAGACTATTAATTACTTACGGTACAAGTAATAATCAATTAGATAAAGACGAATAGAAAATTTTCACTGCCGTGCGTCCCTGGGTATAAATCAATGACCGTGCACATGCATGCTTGTCCTATAAATATCAAGCCTCCTCCAACAACTGCGTATAGCAATTCCAAGTTCTGCTGAACATCGATTCCCATAGAATTTTCAACTTCTAATTAATCCTCCTGTGAAACATCCAACCATCATGAGATCAACTGCATTAGCTGTGAGCTTCTTCACTCTATGGCTAATTTCCATGGCCTTATGCACTGTGGCTCAGACGGCAGTGCTAGACACCAATGGACTGCCTCTGGAAACTGGAGTAGAATACTACGCATTGCCCGCAATAACTGACGTTGCCGGCGGTTTAACCCTGATCAATCGCAATAATTCCTGCCCATTGTATGTTGGTCAGGAACCCATCGCACCAGTTGTGTCACAGGGTTTTCCGGTCACCTTCAAGCCATACGCTGAAGGAGAAACGATCATCAGGGAGTCCAGGGACTTGACTGTTACGTTTCAAGCATTTACTAACTGTATCCAATCTACTGCTTGGAGGGTTGGGGAAGAGGACCTAGAGACAGGAAGGCGATTCCTTGTGACTGGAGGAGAAGCAGATTACTTTGCCATTCGAAGTACTACGGGTGGCTACAGTCTCGTATGGTGCCCTACTGAGTCCTGTCCAACTTGTAAGCCAAGGTGTGGATCTGCTGGTATTTTGATTGAGAATAACAAGAGGTTGTTAGTCTTGGATGGTCCTGCATTTCCCT
Proteins encoded:
- the LOC110666912 gene encoding probable metal-nicotianamine transporter YSL7 is translated as MAIETSEERNRSSDVAQDEERVYLDDAEEKKKKKKNINGLEQESELESVEKIFEAKEVPPWQNQLTLRAFVVSFILGILFSFIVMKLNLTTGVIPSLNVSAGLLGFFLVKTWTKLLHRAGLLKQPFTRQENTVIQTCVVATSGIAFSGGFGSYLFAMSEAVAKQSTESNAARNIKNPSLGWMIGFLFVVSFLGLFSVVPLRKIMIIDFKLIYPSGTATAHLINSFHTPQGAKLAKKQVRELGKFFSFSFLWGFFQWFFTAGDDCGFINFPTFGLKAYQNKFYFDFSATYVGVGMICPYLINVSLLVGAILSWGIMWPLINNRKGDWYSEEHSSGLHGLQGYKVFIAIALILGDGAYNFFKVLGRTLFGLYQQFNTKDISTVLPVANRSSPVISPTLSYDDQKRSELFLGDQIPSWFAVGGYVIIAIISAITVPHIFHQLKWYYIVVIYIIAPILAFCNAYGCGLTDWSLASTYGKLAIFTIGAWAGAANGGVLAGLAACGVMMNIVSTASDLMQDFKTGYMTLASPRSMFVSQVIGTAMGCIISPCVFWLFYKAFHDLGLPSSEYPAPFALVYRNMSILGVEGFSALPKHCLTLCYIFFAAAIVINAIRDTVGKKRARFIPIPMAMAIPFYIGGYFAIDMCIGSLILFIWRKINKAKADAFGPAVASGLICGDGIWTLPSSILSLAGVKPPICMKFLSRNQNAKVDGFLNS
- the LOC110666966 gene encoding kunitz type trypsin inhibitor 111-like; translation: MRSTALAVSFFTLWLISMALCTVAQTAVLDTNGLPLETGVEYYALPAITDVAGGLTLINRNNSCPLYVGQEPIAPVVSQGFPVTFKPYAEGETIIRESRDLTVTFQAFTNCIQSTAWRVGEEDLETGRRFLVTGGEADYFAIRSTTGGYSLVWCPTESCPTCKPRCGSAGILIENNKRLLVLDGPAFPFRFRRVN